The following coding sequences lie in one Capnocytophaga stomatis genomic window:
- the accB gene encoding acetyl-CoA carboxylase biotin carboxyl carrier protein produces MDLRDIQNLIKFVAKSGASEVKLEMEDIKITIKTNPEESAREQVFVQQMPMATMPQLPVQQAVTVPQTAVSETSDSKPATANDDSKYVTIKSPMIGTFYRRPAPDKPLFVEVGTTVKKGDVICIIEAMKLFNEIESEISGKIVKVLVDDSSPVEFDQPLFLVEPA; encoded by the coding sequence ATGGATTTAAGAGACATTCAAAATTTGATTAAATTTGTTGCAAAGTCAGGGGCAAGTGAAGTGAAGCTTGAGATGGAAGATATCAAAATCACCATAAAAACAAATCCGGAAGAAAGTGCCAGAGAGCAAGTGTTTGTTCAGCAGATGCCTATGGCAACAATGCCTCAATTACCTGTACAACAAGCAGTAACAGTGCCTCAAACGGCAGTGTCTGAAACATCGGATTCAAAGCCTGCAACAGCAAATGATGATAGTAAGTATGTGACTATTAAGTCTCCTATGATTGGAACTTTTTACAGACGTCCTGCACCGGATAAGCCTTTATTTGTTGAGGTAGGTACTACTGTTAAAAAAGGTGATGTGATTTGTATCATTGAGGCAATGAAATTATTCAATGAAATAGAATCAGAAATTTCTGGTAAAATTGTGAAAGTATTGGTAGATGATTCATCTCCGGTTGAGTTTGACCAGCCTCTTTTCTTGGTTGAACCAGCTTAG
- the accC gene encoding acetyl-CoA carboxylase biotin carboxylase subunit, with translation MFKKILIANRGEIALRIIRTCREMGIKSVAVYSTADADSLHVRFADEAVCIGPPASKDSYLKISNIIAAAEITNADAIHPGYGFLSENAKFSKICAEHGIKFIGASPEMIDKMGDKATAKATMKAAGVPTVPGSDGLIESLEHAKKVAKEMGYPVMLKATAGGGGRGMRAVWKEEDLEKALESAKQESAAAFGNDGMYMEKLIEEPRHIEIQIVGDQYGKACHLSERDCSIQRRHQKLTEETPSPFMTEELRKRMGEAAVKAAEYIRYEGAGTVEFLVDKHRNFYFMEMNTRIQVEHPITEQVIDYDLIREQILVAAGVPISGRNYTPKLHSIECRINAEDPYNDFRPSPGKITTFHAPGGHGVRLDTHVYDGYTIPPNYDSMIAKLITTAQTREEAIAKMKRALDEFVVEGIKTTIPFHLQLMDDPDYLAGNYTTKFMESFKMNPPQE, from the coding sequence ATGTTTAAAAAAATATTAATAGCCAACCGAGGTGAAATCGCTTTGCGTATCATTCGTACGTGTCGCGAAATGGGAATTAAGTCTGTAGCAGTATATTCAACAGCCGATGCGGACAGTTTGCACGTTCGTTTTGCTGATGAAGCTGTTTGTATAGGACCTCCAGCAAGTAAAGATTCATATTTGAAGATTTCTAACATAATTGCCGCAGCAGAAATAACCAATGCTGATGCAATCCATCCAGGATATGGATTTTTATCTGAAAATGCTAAGTTTTCAAAAATTTGTGCCGAACACGGTATAAAGTTCATTGGAGCTTCTCCTGAAATGATTGACAAAATGGGAGATAAAGCAACAGCTAAAGCTACGATGAAAGCTGCGGGAGTGCCTACCGTTCCGGGTTCAGACGGATTAATCGAGTCACTCGAGCACGCCAAAAAAGTAGCCAAAGAAATGGGATATCCCGTGATGCTTAAAGCAACTGCCGGAGGAGGAGGACGCGGAATGCGTGCCGTTTGGAAAGAGGAAGACCTTGAAAAAGCTTTGGAAAGTGCAAAACAAGAGTCTGCAGCCGCTTTTGGTAATGACGGTATGTATATGGAAAAACTCATTGAAGAACCAAGACATATTGAAATTCAGATAGTTGGAGACCAATACGGAAAAGCTTGCCATCTTTCGGAGAGAGATTGTTCTATCCAGCGTCGTCACCAAAAATTGACGGAGGAAACACCTTCACCTTTTATGACGGAAGAACTGCGTAAGCGAATGGGAGAAGCAGCGGTAAAAGCAGCCGAATACATAAGATATGAAGGAGCGGGAACCGTAGAGTTTTTGGTGGACAAACACCGTAATTTCTACTTTATGGAAATGAATACACGTATTCAGGTTGAGCACCCAATTACAGAGCAAGTTATTGATTATGATTTGATTCGTGAGCAAATTTTGGTTGCTGCCGGAGTGCCTATTTCCGGAAGAAACTATACTCCGAAGTTACACTCTATAGAATGCCGCATCAATGCGGAAGACCCTTACAATGATTTCCGTCCCTCACCGGGAAAAATCACTACATTCCACGCACCGGGCGGACACGGAGTACGTTTGGATACACACGTGTACGACGGATATACGATTCCGCCTAACTACGACTCAATGATTGCGAAGCTCATAACTACGGCTCAAACTCGTGAAGAGGCAATAGCAAAAATGAAACGGGCTTTGGATGAATTCGTGGTAGAGGGCATAAAAACGACGATTCCTTTCCACTTACAATTAATGGACGACCCGGATTATTTGGCTGGTAATTACACCACTAAGTTTATGGAGTCTTTTAAGATGAATCCTCCACAGGAATAG